The following coding sequences are from one Macaca nemestrina isolate mMacNem1 chromosome 1, mMacNem.hap1, whole genome shotgun sequence window:
- the LOC105498452 gene encoding 3',5'-cyclic-AMP phosphodiesterase 4B isoform X6 translates to MPEANYLLSVSWGYIKFKRMLNRELTHLSEMSRSGNQVSEYISNTFLDKQNDVEIPSPTQKDREKKKKQQLMTQISGVKKLMHSSSLNNTSISRFGVNTENEDHLAKELEDLNKWGLNIFNVAGYSHNRPLTCIMYAIFQERDLLKTFRISSDTFITYMMTLEDHYHSDVAYHNSLHAADVAQSTHVLLSTPALDAVFTDLEILAAIFAAAIHDVDHPGVSNQFLINTNSELALMYNDESVLENHHLAVGFKLLQEEHCDIFMNLTKKQRQTLRKMVIDMVLATDMSKHMSLLADLKTMVETKKVTSSGVLLLDNYTDRIQVLRNMVHCADLSNPTKSLELYRQWTDRIMEEFFQQGDKERERGMEISPMCDKHTASVEKSQVGFIDYIVHPLWETWADLVQPDAQDILDTLEDNRNWYQSMIPQSPSPPLDEQNRDCQGLMEKFQFELTLDEEDSEGPEKEGEGHSYFSSTKTLCVIDPENRDSLGETDIDIATEDKSPVDT, encoded by the exons ATGCCTGAGGCAAATTATTTGTTATCTGTATCTTGGGGTTACATCAAG TTCAAAAGAATGCTGAACCGGGAGCTGACACACCTCTCAGAGATGAGCCGGTCAGGGAACCAGGTGTCTGAATACATTTCAAATACTTTCTTAG ACAAGCAGAATGATGTGGAGATCCCATCTCCCACCCagaaagacagggagaaaaagaaaaagcagcagctCATGACCCAGATAAGTGGAGTGAAGAAATTAATGCATAGTTCAAGCTTAAACAATACAAGCATCTCACGCTTTGGAGTCAACACTGAAAATGAAGATCACCTGGCCAAG GAACTGGAAGACCTGAACAAATGGGGTCTTAACATCTTTAATGTGGCTGGATATTCCCACAATAGGCCCCTAACATGCATCATGTATGCTATATTCCAG GAAAGAGACCTCCTGAAGACATTCAGAATCTCATCTGACACATTTATAACCTACATGATGACTTTAGAAGACCATTACCATTCCGACGTGGCATATCACAACAGCCTGCACGCTGCTGATGTAGCTCAGTCAACCCACGTTCTCCTTTCTACACCAGCATTAGAC GCTGtcttcacagatttggaaatCCTGGCTGCCATTTTTGCAGCTGCTATCCATGACGTTGATCATCCTGGAGTCTCCAATCAGTTTCTCATCAACACAA ATTCAGAACTTGCTCTGATGTATAATGATGAATCTGTGTTGGAAAATCATCACCTTGCTGTGGGTTTCAAACTGCTGCAAGAAGAACACTGTGACATCTTCATGAATCTCACGAAGAAGCAGCGTCAGACACTCAGGAAGATGGTTATTGACATG GTGTTAGCAACTGATATGTCTAAACATATGAGCCTGCTGGCAGACCTGAAGACAATGGTAGAAACGAAGAAAGTTACAAGTTCGGGCGTTCTTCTCCTAGACAACTATACTGATCGCATTCAG GTCCTTCGCAACATGGTGCACTGTGCAGACCTGAGCAACCCCACCAAGTCCTTGGAATTGTATCGGCAATGGACAGACCGCATCATGGAGGAATTTTTCCAGCAGGGAGACAAAGAGCGGGAAAGGGGAATGGAAATTAGCCCAATGTGTGATAAACACACAGCTTCTGTGGAAAAATCCCAG GTTGGTTTTATCGACTACATTGTCCATCCATTGTGGGAGACCTGGGCAGATTTGGTACAGCCTGATGCTCAGGACATTCTCGATACCTTAGAAGATAACAGGAACTGGTATCAGAGCATGATACCTCAAAGTCCCTCACCACCACTGGACGAGCAGAACAGGGACTGCCAGGGTCTGATGGAGAAGTTTCAGTTTGAACTGACTCTCGATGAGGAAGATTCTGAAGGACctgagaaggagggagagggacacAGCTATTTCAGCAGCACAAAGACGCTTTGCGTGATTGATCCAGAAAACAGAGATTCCCTGGGAGAGACTGACATAGACATTGCAACAGAAGACAAGTCCCCAGTTGATACATAA
- the LOC105498452 gene encoding 3',5'-cyclic-AMP phosphodiesterase 4B isoform X5 translates to MLRQHRKIEEEERKEEESYQKLAMETLEELDWCLDQLETIQTYRSVSEMASNKFKRMLNRELTHLSEMSRSGNQVSEYISNTFLDKQNDVEIPSPTQKDREKKKKQQLMTQISGVKKLMHSSSLNNTSISRFGVNTENEDHLAKELEDLNKWGLNIFNVAGYSHNRPLTCIMYAIFQERDLLKTFRISSDTFITYMMTLEDHYHSDVAYHNSLHAADVAQSTHVLLSTPALDAVFTDLEILAAIFAAAIHDVDHPGVSNQFLINTNSELALMYNDESVLENHHLAVGFKLLQEEHCDIFMNLTKKQRQTLRKMVIDMVLATDMSKHMSLLADLKTMVETKKVTSSGVLLLDNYTDRIQVLRNMVHCADLSNPTKSLELYRQWTDRIMEEFFQQGDKERERGMEISPMCDKHTASVEKSQVGFIDYIVHPLWETWADLVQPDAQDILDTLEDNRNWYQSMIPQSPSPPLDEQNRDCQGLMEKFQFELTLDEEDSEGPEKEGEGHSYFSSTKTLCVIDPENRDSLGETDIDIATEDKSPVDT, encoded by the exons TTCAAAAGAATGCTGAACCGGGAGCTGACACACCTCTCAGAGATGAGCCGGTCAGGGAACCAGGTGTCTGAATACATTTCAAATACTTTCTTAG ACAAGCAGAATGATGTGGAGATCCCATCTCCCACCCagaaagacagggagaaaaagaaaaagcagcagctCATGACCCAGATAAGTGGAGTGAAGAAATTAATGCATAGTTCAAGCTTAAACAATACAAGCATCTCACGCTTTGGAGTCAACACTGAAAATGAAGATCACCTGGCCAAG GAACTGGAAGACCTGAACAAATGGGGTCTTAACATCTTTAATGTGGCTGGATATTCCCACAATAGGCCCCTAACATGCATCATGTATGCTATATTCCAG GAAAGAGACCTCCTGAAGACATTCAGAATCTCATCTGACACATTTATAACCTACATGATGACTTTAGAAGACCATTACCATTCCGACGTGGCATATCACAACAGCCTGCACGCTGCTGATGTAGCTCAGTCAACCCACGTTCTCCTTTCTACACCAGCATTAGAC GCTGtcttcacagatttggaaatCCTGGCTGCCATTTTTGCAGCTGCTATCCATGACGTTGATCATCCTGGAGTCTCCAATCAGTTTCTCATCAACACAA ATTCAGAACTTGCTCTGATGTATAATGATGAATCTGTGTTGGAAAATCATCACCTTGCTGTGGGTTTCAAACTGCTGCAAGAAGAACACTGTGACATCTTCATGAATCTCACGAAGAAGCAGCGTCAGACACTCAGGAAGATGGTTATTGACATG GTGTTAGCAACTGATATGTCTAAACATATGAGCCTGCTGGCAGACCTGAAGACAATGGTAGAAACGAAGAAAGTTACAAGTTCGGGCGTTCTTCTCCTAGACAACTATACTGATCGCATTCAG GTCCTTCGCAACATGGTGCACTGTGCAGACCTGAGCAACCCCACCAAGTCCTTGGAATTGTATCGGCAATGGACAGACCGCATCATGGAGGAATTTTTCCAGCAGGGAGACAAAGAGCGGGAAAGGGGAATGGAAATTAGCCCAATGTGTGATAAACACACAGCTTCTGTGGAAAAATCCCAG GTTGGTTTTATCGACTACATTGTCCATCCATTGTGGGAGACCTGGGCAGATTTGGTACAGCCTGATGCTCAGGACATTCTCGATACCTTAGAAGATAACAGGAACTGGTATCAGAGCATGATACCTCAAAGTCCCTCACCACCACTGGACGAGCAGAACAGGGACTGCCAGGGTCTGATGGAGAAGTTTCAGTTTGAACTGACTCTCGATGAGGAAGATTCTGAAGGACctgagaaggagggagagggacacAGCTATTTCAGCAGCACAAAGACGCTTTGCGTGATTGATCCAGAAAACAGAGATTCCCTGGGAGAGACTGACATAGACATTGCAACAGAAGACAAGTCCCCAGTTGATACATAA